A window of Kribbella sp. NBC_00382 genomic DNA:
GCAGGGGATGTGGACCGACCTGGTCGCGCTGATGAAGTACGGCGTCGAGACCGGCCGGATCGACACCGTTGCCGACGACCACACCCCCGAGGCGATGGGCCGCGACGCCCGCCAGGACGACCACGGCGGTGAGGTCTACGTGTACCGCCGGCAGGGTCAGCACTGTTACGTCTGCGACTCGGTGATCCGGACCGAGATCCTGGCCGGGCGCAACCTTTTCTGGTGCCCGAAGTGCCAGCGGACCGGTCTGACCCGGCGCGGCTGATTTTTCCCGTATCAATTGAGAAAAGGCTGCAATCAGTTTGTGACAATGTGATGCGCGGACCGGACGGCGCCGTTATCTTCATCTCACCATGAGTAGCGGCGGTGGCGGCAACGCTGTTGTGCGACGGGTCGGCAGGCGGGCCGAGTCGCTGCTTCGGCGCGCGCGGACATCACACCAGCTGGTCTTCGTCGGTCTGCTGGCGTTGACGGTCACGATCAGTTCCGCCGCACTGGCGATGCCGTCCTTCATACCCACTAGTTCGCTGGTCATACCTCTTCTGCTCGGCGGATTGATGCTGCGCTTCCGCCCGCTGGTGCTGCTGACGGTTTTCGCGCTGATCACCGGCACGTACGTCGTGTCGGAACGGGCAGCCGGATTGCCGAAGACGGGGTTCGTGGTGGTGCTCGGGCTGATCGCCTGGATCATCCTCACCGGGGCGAAGGTGCGCAGCCGGCTCGGAGTACAGGGCACCCGCGGCGAGATGATGCTGATGGAGCTGCGCGACACGCTGACGGCTCAGGGCGAGTTGCCGGAGCTGCCGTCGGGATGGCGGGCCGAGCAGGCCATCCGGTCGGCGGGTGGGGCGTCCTTCTCCGGCGACTTCGTGGTGTCGACGACGCGGGCGGACGAGGTACTCGAGATCGCGCTGGTCGATGTGTCAGGCAAGGGAATCGATGCCGGGACGAGGGCGCTGCTGCTGTCCGGGGCCTTCGGCGGGTTGCTGGGGGTGGTACCGGTCGAGGAGTTCCTGCCGGCGGCCAACCATTATCTGCGGCGGCAGGACTGGCACGACGACTTCGCGACCGTGGTGCATGTGACGGTGGACCTGCGGACCGGGGCGTTCGAGGTACGGACCGCGGGGCATCCGCCGGCGATCCAGTTCGACGCGTGGTCGGGGCGGTGGCAAACGCGGGTTGCCGACGGGCCGCTGCTCGGGCTGGTCGAGACGCCGGACTTCGTGGTGGATCGCGGCGAGCTGAAGATGGGGGACGCGCTGTTCCTCTACAGCGACGGCATGGTCGAGACGCCGCGGCGCGACATCGAGCGGGGGACCGACCGGCTGGTGGGGCACGCCGAGCGGCTGATCGCGACGGGCTTCAAGGGTGCGGCGCTGGAGTTGGTCGACGAGATCGGCGGGCCGGGCGACGACTCGGCGATCGTGGTCATCCACCGCAAGACGAACCCGTCGGAGTCGCCGGACCTCGCGACCGCGCGCCCAAGGTTCACCACGAAGACGCAACGTCGTAAGGCAGCAATGCTTCGCTACGCCCGCTAGCCAGGCGCATACTGCTGGAGAGAGCCACTCTCGTCGCTCGAACGGGGCAGTGCCGTGATCGCTAACTCGGCCAGGATGTTGCCGCTACTGCTGATCGCCCTTGCCACGCTCGCTTTCGGCCCGCAATCAGCTGTTGCCGCGCCGCCCGCCGCGTCGATGGGGTCGGGGGAGCTGCCACCGACGGTCCAGCTGGCGTCGGAGGAGCCACCCTCGCCTCCGGTGGCGTCGGATTCGCCGTCGCCTTCGGAGCCTCCGCCCAGTACGCCGCCGGTCACCCCGCCCACCACCTCGCCGTCGACTCCGCCGGTCACACCCCCTTCGACGCCACCCACCAGCCCGCCGGCGACGCCACCCAGCACGCCGGGCACCGGATGCCGGCCATCCGGGGCGCTCGCGATGGGGTGCCCGCCTAAGCCTGGGCGTCCTACGTTGTCCAACCGGCACTTGCCGCCCATTCCGTCGACCGCGCGGGTGGTCTCGTCCACCCCGTCGGCGACTACGTCCGACCCGGCTCCACCGGTTTGGCGGGGTGGGCCGAGTGACGGGCCCAAGCGCCAGTCGACTGGGGGCGCGGTGGAGGAGGCTACGGCCCCAGCCAGTGGGGTGACGTTGCCACCGCCGGCGGCGGGCGGAGTACGGGTTGAGGGGGTTGCTCTGGCTCGGAATGCTGCGCCGTTGCTGCCGTTCGGCGTACTGGGTGGCATCTTCCTGGCGTCCGGCGGCCTACTGCTCGCAGCGGCCGTCCTCCTGCTCCGCCGCCGAGGCAAACACTCCTACTGAACCCTGACCGCGGCATGGCGTACCGTGCTCGGTCGTGACGATAGATGGGGTGGACAGCGGCGCCGACCGGAGCGCACCAGACGTGTCGTTCGACGAACTCCTGGCGATGACACCGCCCTCGATGCGCGACGTCTTCCCCGAAACCCACTGGCAGTTGGGCAAACTCTGGGCCCTCGACCTGCGCGTCGAGCCCGTCGAGGTGGCCGACCTCCTCTGGATGTTCGACCTCCCCCTCTGGCAACTCAACGGCGAACGCTTCAAGGTCACCCCCAACCAGGTAGCCGCCACCCCCATGAACTTCCGCCCCCACTACGAACGAGTCATGGACGCCGACCTGGACTTCCCCATCCACCTGGTCGCCTACCGAGGCCGCCTGGTAGTCCTGGACGGCGTCCACCGCCTGCTGAAGGCCCACTTCCTCCGCCGCCGCTGGATAGAAGCCAAAATCGCCACCGCAGCCCAACTTCAGCAATGCACCCCGAGCTAGGTCGTCGCGGCGGGCCCGGACCGCCACCACTCACAAACCTGCCGTTCCACCCGGGAGCACGCCTGCGCGTGCTTGGCCCGATGCGATCAGTTGAGGTTTGTGAGTGGTGGCGGTCCGGGTAAGGCACGCCCGGAGCTGCTGACTCCAGTTGCTGGAGGGCTGCGTCGAGGTTGAGCCGGTACGCCGGCACCTGGTGAGCGGCTATGCGCATCAGGTGGTGGCGGCGGCGATTACTCGGGTTAGGGATTTGTGGAGGGCTTCTAGCTCTTCGAGGGTCATGCCTAGGCGGTCGATGATCGCGGGTGGGATCTTCAGGGCTTCGGTGCGGAGGGACTGGCCGGACTCGGTGAGGGTTACGGCTAGGGAGCGTTCGTCTCGGGGGTCTCGGGCTCGGGTGATGAAGCCGCTTGACTCCAGGCGCTTCAGCAAGGGGGAGAGGGTGCCGGGATCCAGTTGGAGCAGGTTGCTGAGTTGCTTCACGGACAACGGTGATTCCTCCCACAGGGCGAGCATGACCAGGTACTGGGGATGGGTCAGGCCCATGGGGTCCAGTAGCGGGCGGTAGAGGGCGATCACGCTGCGGGAGGCGACCGCTAGTGCGAAGCAGACCTGGCGGTCCAGGGCTAGTAGGTCGACCTCTTCGGATGTCCCGGGCATATCTCTCCTTCGAGCTGTGTTGACTACAGTATCAGTTGGTGTACAAACTATTGCCACACCAAGCAATTGGAGAGACCTGATGAGCAAGAAGATCGACGGCCTGAGCTTGCCGTACCGGATTCGCTGGCGGCTGACCTGGCTGCTGCTGCACATCGCCGGCCCCGCGAC
This region includes:
- a CDS encoding MarR family winged helix-turn-helix transcriptional regulator, coding for MPGTSEEVDLLALDRQVCFALAVASRSVIALYRPLLDPMGLTHPQYLVMLALWEESPLSVKQLSNLLQLDPGTLSPLLKRLESSGFITRARDPRDERSLAVTLTESGQSLRTEALKIPPAIIDRLGMTLEELEALHKSLTRVIAAATT
- a CDS encoding PP2C family protein-serine/threonine phosphatase, encoding MSSGGGGNAVVRRVGRRAESLLRRARTSHQLVFVGLLALTVTISSAALAMPSFIPTSSLVIPLLLGGLMLRFRPLVLLTVFALITGTYVVSERAAGLPKTGFVVVLGLIAWIILTGAKVRSRLGVQGTRGEMMLMELRDTLTAQGELPELPSGWRAEQAIRSAGGASFSGDFVVSTTRADEVLEIALVDVSGKGIDAGTRALLLSGAFGGLLGVVPVEEFLPAANHYLRRQDWHDDFATVVHVTVDLRTGAFEVRTAGHPPAIQFDAWSGRWQTRVADGPLLGLVETPDFVVDRGELKMGDALFLYSDGMVETPRRDIERGTDRLVGHAERLIATGFKGAALELVDEIGGPGDDSAIVVIHRKTNPSESPDLATARPRFTTKTQRRKAAMLRYAR